Genomic DNA from Burkholderia plantarii:
GCCAGTGTCGCGCCCGCGCGGTGGCGCGAATCGGCGACGAGCGGTCCGGCGGCCGGCGGCTGAGCCGTTTGGTGCTCCGGCATTGCGAGTTCGGGATCTATCATGGGGTCGGCGTCCTTTCCATGTAACGCTTTGCATCGATTCGTGCCGCGCCGACTAATCACGGCAACGCACTGAACCGCTCCGTGCCACTGAAATCTAATTTCCAAACCAGTAAAACCAATACGGGTTCGATTTCCGAATTGCGTAGAATTACGTAGACGGAAATGGAAACGCTCGTTCTTCTTAATGAAACTCCCCGATTTGGCAATCGATTAACAAACCGGTTACCTCGGGAGTTCGTTTCGGCAGGCAAGCCTCGCCCATTCCGGCCGGCATCCGCAACGCCGGCACGGCGATGCAAAGCGCTGGCGATCCGGTGAAGGATCGTCAGCGTCATGAGCCCAGCTTTTTTTTCGTCAAGCCACAACAGCAGATGAGACAGGTACAACGGCCGCGTTCAAGCTTCTGCGCGCTATAGTGGGTATCAGGCCGCGCTCCTTGCACGAATGGATGAAGCGGACACGCGTGGTTCGCCGACACCAGCGAGCCGCATGCCCCGGTTCCCGCTCGGAACGGGTAGTTGAGCGTGTTGCTTAAGTGTTGCTACGCTCGGCTACTTAGTTTGCATGTATATGCACGAATGTTTGATCAATAGAAAAATATTGTCAAGCGCTTTGCAACCAACTTATCGATATTCCAATATCGAAAAGAAAATCGTCGCGCGCGGCGCGAAATGTTATCGGTAATCACAAAAAAGCGCCTGTCATTGCCGTGTATTAATTGGTTCATCGGGAATTGAATATCATCAGCTTTTTGGATTACGTCTGATGATTGCACCGAATGATGGGACAGTTTCCACGGTGCCGCTGTCATGGAAAAGCGCGACACGCGGCGGGCGCGTGATGGGAAAGAGGGAGAAAGATGCTTGCGCACACAACTGGATCGGGTCGTGGCGTAGTCGTGATGCGTTTGAGGGGAGGGTGCCGGGCGCGAGGTGAGTCGATGCCTGTCGCGCCCGGCAGCCAGGCCGCCCGGTGCCGGCAGGGCGCCGCATTGCGCGGCGCGTGGGTGACGCGTGGGTGGCGTATGGACGGCGCGTGGGCGCCGCCGGCGCGATGATTCGCCGGGCCGCCGTGTGTACCGTCAGTTGCCGGGAATCGTGCCCTGCGCGACGCGCGGCACGTAGCCGGTCAGGTGCCAGCGGCCGTCGCTCTCGAGCCGGAAGCTGACCTTTTCGTAGACGACCTTGCCCGAGGTCTGCGTGGTCGCGTAGTCGACGTTCGCGTAGAGGCCGTCCGGCACGTCCTTCGCGCCGCTGTAGATGATCCGCGTGACGGCGGCCCAGCCACGGCTCTTGATCGCGCCCACGGCCTCGCGCGACATCCGCGTGTCGTCCGCGAAGCGCTTCGGATCGTAGCGCTGCTTGACGAACGGCGCCGCGTCGTTCCACAGATCCTGATAGCGGCCCGCGTCGAGCAGTTGCAGCGCGTAGTCGGCGTCGCGCAGCAGTTCGTCGGCCGAGGTGCCGGAGTTGACGGGCGCCAGCGAGAGCGTCGGCGCGGCGGGGGCCGCCGGCGCCGGCGTCTGGGCTTGCGCGAGGCTCGCTGCGCCGGCGGCGACGCATGCGGCCGCGTATCGTGTCAGGGTCGATTTCATGTGGCCTCCTGGCTCGTTCGAAGGGAGTGGGAGCGGCGGCAGGGCCGCGCGTCAGCGATAGACGGCGGCGAGCGCTTCGGTGTAGGCCGCGACGTTGTCCGGGTTGTAGATGTCGACCGAGTGCAGCAGGCGGGCGGCGTGCCCGCGATAGGCATCGAGGTTCGCGTCGTGCTCGCGAAACGCGCGCAGCAGCTGCCGGCCGCCTTCCTGGCAGTCGAAGTCCGGATAGTAGTAGCCGCATTCGCCGAGATAGGGCGAGTTGTGGACGAGCGGATAGCCGCCGTATAGCAGCTCGTAATAGAGGTAGTTCTGCGCGTTCTCCCACGTATGCGAGACCACCGCGTCGCCGTATTGCGACATGAACTCGTAGATCGCGAAGCGGCCTTCGAAGCTCGCGAGGCTGTGATTGACGATGTCGAGGCTGCGCGCGAAATGCACGAAGGTGGTGTGGTCCTTCAGGTGCAGCGTGTTGCACACGCGCACGAACTCCACGAACGACGGCTGCGCGCGATAGGCTTCCTCGGCCACCAGCATCGGGATGATGCTCGTCTTCACCATGCAGATGTTCGGCTCGAACATCGCGATGCGCCAGCGCGACCGGCCCGGGCGATAGCCGAACGAGCGGCCTTCCTCGAGTGCGTCGCGCGCCTTGTCGAACAGCATCGGATGCCAGATGTGCGGAACGATCGTCACCTTCTGGCGCAGCCCCGTTTCGAGGTAGTGGCGGCACGAGTGCTCGAATTCCGGAATCGTCCAGACGCCGTCGTACCGCGCGCCCGAGAACAGGAAGCCCGACGGCTTGTCGAACATCGCGCGCTCGATGTCGATCACGTAGTCGTTGCCCACGCGCATCGTGACCACCTTGCCGCCGCGCTTGCGGAACACCGCGAGCCAGTCGGCGTTGAACAGTGCGCTCATCTCGATCAGCACGTCGCAGCGCGCCATCGCCTCGTCCATCGAGATCAGCGGCACGTTCCATTCGTCCAGCATCATCTGCGGATCGGCCGGCTCGGTGCCGCCGCCGTTCACCATCACCGCCTCGGCCACCAGCGGCGACTGCCGCAGCAGCAGCACCAGCAGCAGGCAGTTCTGGAAGATGCCGTTTTCCCACAGCGACTGGCCCGCGCCGCGCACGTAAAGCGAGACGCCCACCACGAGACGCTTGCCGCCGTTCTGGACGTCACGGACGGGGATATCGGACATGCAGGTTCTCCGCTGAAATCGGTCAGGCAAACAGGCGCTCGACGTAGGCGTCGAGGTTCGCCGGATTATCGATCGAGACACGCCGCAGCATCGCGTCCGCCTTCTCGCGGTAGCCGGCCAGATTCGCGTCGTGTTCGCGCCACGCTTCCAGCAGCACGCGGCCGCCCGTGGCCGAATCGAATTCCGGGTAGTAGTAGCCGGCGTCGCCGAGCATCGGCGAATTGTGGATCAGCGGATAGCCGCCGTAGAGCGCGTCGTAGTAGAGGTAGTTCTGCGGGTTCTCCCACTGGTGCGAGATCACCGCGTCCACGTGCTGCGAGAGGAACGACGGCACCTCCACGCGCGGCTCGAAGGTGGCCTTGTGGTGGCGCACCAGGTCGAGGCTGTTCGCGAAGTGCAGGAAGGTGCGATGGTCCTTCATGTGCATCGTGTTGACCACGTACAGGTGCTGCACCGAGGCCGGCTCCGCGCGATAGCATTCCTCGGCCACCAGCATCGGGTAATGGCAGCTCTTGACCACCGAGATGTTCGGTTCGAGGATCGCCAGCCGCCACGCGCCGCGGCCCGGCTGGTAGCCGAAGCGGATGCCTTGGCCGGCGAGCGCCGCGATGCGCCGGTCGATGAAGCGCGGCGACCAGATGTGCGGCATCGAATGGACCGGCACGCGCATCAGCGTGCGCAGTAGCGGCTTGGCCGTCTTGTCGTCCTTCGGCAGCATCCAGACTTCGTCGTAGGGGCCGCCGTTGAAGATGTGGCCCGAGGGCTGGTTGAAGATCGGCGTTTCGCAAAGGCCCGCGTAGACGTTGCCGACGAAGCACATGATCAGCTTCTTGCCGAGCGTCTTCATGTAGCGCAGCCAGTCCACCGGCAGCTGCGCGCCCATTTCGATCACCACGTCGAGCTCGTGCGAGACGTCGCGCGGATTCACCAGCGCGATGTCCAGATCGGCGAAATCGAGGCCGGCGGGGATCTGCTGCGCGTCCCCGCCGTTCAGGAAGACGATCCGGGCGATGCGTCCGGACTGTTTGAGCATCATCGCGAGGAACGCGATGTTCTGATGGATGCCGTTTTCCCAGATCGCCTGGCCGTCCCTCGCGAACAGCGAGATCCCGACGGTCAGGCGTCTGTCATTGCCATGGCGTGGCGTGGCATGAGAAGTATCGATCACCAGCTGTATCCATATCCGACACCATACGTCTTGTTTTGGCCCGAGACGCCGATGCCCAGTTTCAGAATGCCGTTGGTTGTCACGTGCGCGCTTGCGCCGAATGCCATGCCCGATTGGCCCGCGAACCGCGCGACGCCGACCGCGACGTTGATCGTCTTGCCCGGTTCGACCTGCGGCAGCATCGTCAGCGCGGTGGCTGCGGCGATCCCCTGGCGCGCCATCGTGTCCGTCTGCTGCAGGGCTTGCTGGGTCTGCGTGAGTTGCGTACCCAGCGTGTTGATCTGGCTCTGCTGGCCGGCGAACGATTGTGACATAGAAGTCGACAGCGCACTCAACTGGTTGACGTTGACCGCGTCCGTGCCTTCCGTGCCCGGCGCCACGTTGGTGACCTGGCGCTGCTGCGTCGAGCTGCCCACCGACACCACGTTCGAGCGCCCGTCGTCGGTCGAGCCCTGGCCGAGCGCGACCGAGTTCGAGCCGGCCGTGACCGCCGGCGCCTGGGCGCCCGGCTTCGACATGTCCGCCGCGTAGCCGCCCGAGCTGAGCGAGCGCGTGGTGTTGTTGTCGGCTGCGGAAGACAGCGAGGCCACCGCGGTGCTGACCGTGCCGAGCCCCGAGGACAGCGAGGCCACCGAGGTGTTGGTCGACGACAGGCTGGTGGACAGCGAGCCGAGGCCGGACGAGGTGGAGGTCGACAGCGACGCCACGCTGCTGCTCGTCGTGGAGAGGCCGGTGGACAGCGAGCCGGTGGTCGTCGAGGTCGAGGTGGACAGCGACGCCACGCTGCTGGTGGTGGCCGAGGCGCCCGTGGACAGCGAGCCGACCGCCGTCGAGGTGGACGACGACAGCGAACTCATCGCCGTGGACGTCGAGGTGGACAGCGAGGCCACCGAGCTCGACATGGAGTTTGCCGCGTTGTTGATGCTGGTGGACAGCGAGGCCACCGCCGCGTTGGTCTGGAACAGCTGGCTGCCGTTCACCGCGTCGGTGCTCGTTGCGGAGACGCGGCCCGCCGCGAGGCCCGTCAACTGGCGCTCGAGGCCCGGGCCGCCGATGTTGAACGTGCCGACCGGGTTGTTGCCCGCGAAGCTGCCGAACGTCATGCCGCCGACCGTGGCCGAACCCACCGGCGTGGCCACGGTGGCGACCGAGCCGCTGCCGATCGCGATCGAGTTGTCGATGTTGGCGACCGCGTTCGGGCCGATCGCGACGCTGTCCACCCCGGTGGCGATCGAATCGAGGCCCGCCGAATTGGTGTGGAAGTACCTGGCGCCGCTCGAGTTGATGCTGTCGAGCGCGGCGCCGACGTTGTCGACGTTCGCCGTGGTGCCGTTCGCCTTGTAGGTCGTGTAGCTCGGCGGTGTGATCGTGCCGGTGGCCGGATCGTAGGTCGCGCCGCCGCCGAGCGCGGCCGCCATGCCGTTGCCGACCTTGCCCGACGAGTTCGCGATCGAGCTGACCGAGGTGGACAGCGAGCTGACGCTGGACGACGTGGACGTGGACAGCGACGTCAGGTTGCTGTTCGTCGTCACCAGGCCGGTGGAGAGCGAGCCGGTGATGGTGGAAAGCGACGAGATGCTGCTGGTGGTAGTCGACAGGCCGGTGGAGAGCGAGGCGACGTTGCTGTTGGTGGTGGCCAGGCCGGTGGACAGGGAGCCGACGCTGGTGGAAGTCGAGGACGACAGCGAGCTGACGTTGCTGTTCGTGGTCGAGAGGCCGGTGGATAGCGAACCGACGCTACTGGTGGTGGTGCTCAGTCCGCTCGACAGCGACGCGACGTTGCTGTTGGTCGACGACAGTCCGGTGGACAGTGAGCCGACACTGCTGGTGGTGGTGCTCAGGCCACTCGAGAGCGAAGTGACGCTGCTGTTCGTGGTCGAAAGACCGGTAGACAGCGATCCAACGCTGGTCGAAGTCGAGGACGACAGGGACGAAATGTTGCTGTTCGTCGTGGACAGACCCGATGAGAGGGATCCCACGCTACTGTTGGTGGCGCTCAGTCCGCTCGACAGCGAGGAGACATTGCTGTTGGTCGAAGACAATCCAGTGGACAGTGAGCCGACACTGCTGTTGGTGGTGCTCAGTCCGGTGGACAGCGAAGACACGTTGCTATTTGTCGTGGACAGCCCGGTCGATACCGACGACGACAACGAGCCGACATTGCTGTCGGTAGTGCTGAGGCCTGACGACAACGACGACACGTTGCTGTTGGTTGTCGAGAGTCCAGTGGACAGCGAACCCGTTGCGGTGGAGAGCGACGAGACGCTGCTGTTGGTGGTGCTGAGGCCGGACGACAGCGACGACACGTTGCTGTTTGTCGAAGACAGACCCGTGGACAGCGAGCCAACGCTGCTGTTGGTCGTGCTCAATCCGCTCGACAGCGACGTGACGCTGCTATTCGTGGTCGAAAGACCGGTAGACAGCGATCCGACAGTGGTCGAAGTCGAGGACGACAGCGACGAGATATTGCTGTTCGTCGTAGACAATCCGGTCGATACCGACGACGACAACGAGCCGACGCTGCTATTGGTCGTGCTGAGGCCTGACGACAACGACGACACGTTGCTGTTCGTGGTCGAGAGGCCAGTGGATAGCGAACCGACGCTACTGTTGGTGGCGCTCAGTCCGCTCGAAAGCGACGTGACGCTGCTATTCGTGGTCGAAAGACCGGTAGATAGCGATCCGACGCTGGTCGAAGTCGAGGACGACAGAGACGAAACGTTGCTGTTCGTCGTGGACAGACCCGATGAGAGGGATCCCACGCTACTGTTGGTGGTACTCAGCCCGGTGGACAGCGAAGACACGTTGCTATTTGTCGTGGATAGCCCGGTCGATACCGACGACGACAACGAGCCGACATTGCTGTCGGTAGTGCTGAGGCCCGACGACAACGACGAAACGTTGCTGTTCGTGGACGAGAGGCCAGTGGACAGAGAACCGACGCTACTGTTGGTGGTGCTCAATCCGCTCGACAGCGACGTGACACTGCTATTCGTGGTCGAAAGACCGGTAGACAGCGATTCAACGCTGGTCGAAGTCGAGGACGACAAAGACGAGACGTTGCTATTGGTGCTTGAAAGCCCCGTAGACAATGAACCGACGCTACTGTTCGCGGTGCTGAGGCCGGACGACAGCGACGTGACATTGCTGTTGGTCGAAGACAGTCCGGTCGACAGCGAGCCAACACTGCTGTTGGTGGTACTCAAACCACTCGACAGCGAGGTGACGCTGCTACTCGTGGTCGAAAGACCGGTGGACAGAGATTCAACGCTGGTGGAAGTCGAGGACGACAGTGAACCAACGCTGCTGTTGGTGCTGCTGAGGCCAGAGGACAGCGACGAGACGTTGCTGTTTGTTGTCGAAAGCCCAGTCGACAACGATCCGACGCTGCTATTGGTCGTGCTGAGGCCTGAGGATAGCGACGACACATTGCTGTTGGTCGTCGAGAGTCCAGTCGACAGCGAATCCGTGGCGGTAGAGAGCGACGAGACGTTACTGTTGGTAGTGCTGAGGCCACTCGACAGCGAAGTGACGTTGCTGTTGGTGGTCGAGAGGCCGGTGGACAGCGAGCCGACGTTACTGTTGGTCGTACTGAGACCGGACGATAGCGACGAGACATTGCTGTTGGTCGTGGACAGGCCGGTGGACACCGACGATGACAGCGAACCGACACTGCTGTTGGTGGTGCTCAAGCCGCTCGACAGTGAAGAAACGTTGCTATTGGCCGTCGAAAGGCCGGTGGACAACGAGCCAACACTGGTCGACGTCGAAGACGACAGCGATGAGACATTGCTGTTGGCCGTCGACAATCCGGACGACACCGACGAGGATAGCGAACCGACATTGCTGTTTGTGGTCGATAGGCCCGTCGACAGGGATCCAACGCTGCTATTGGTGGTGCTCAACCCGCTCGACAACGAAGTGACGTTGCTGTTCGTGGTCGAGAGGCCGGTAGACAACGAGCCAACGCTGCTGTTGGTCGTGCTCAGCCCGCTCGACAGCGACGTAACGTTGCTGTTGGCCGTCGAAAGGCCAGTGGACAACGAGCCAACACTGGTCGATGTCGAAGACGACAACGACGAAACATTGCTGTTCGTTGTTGATAGGCCAGTAGAGAGTGAACCAACATTGCTGTTGGTGGTCGAGAGCCCTGTGGACAGCGAGCCAAGATTGCTGTTGGTGGTGCTCAGCCCGCTGGATAGCGACGAGACATTGCTGTTGGTCGTCGACAAGCCGGTGGACACCGACGAAGACAGCGAGGTGACGTTGCTGTTGGTCGTCGAGAGTCCGGTGGAAAGCGACCCGACGCTGGTCGAAGTTGACGACGACAGCGACGAGACGTTGCTATTGGTAGTGCTTAGCCCGCTGGAAAGAGACGACACATTGCTGTTGGTCGTCGACAAGCCGGTGGACACTGACGAAGACAGCGAAGTGACGTTGCTGTTTGTGGTGCTCAGACCGGACGACAGCGACGAAACATTGCTATTGGTCGTGGACAGTCCCGTCGACACGGAAGAGGACAGCGAGCCGACATTGCTATTGGTCGTGCTCAGGCCGCTCGACAATGATGTGACATTGCTGTTCGTGGTGGACAGCCCGGTGGACAGGGAGCCAACGCTGGTTGACGTCGATGACGACAGCGAAGAGACGTTGCTATTAGTCGTCGAGAGGCCGGTGGACAACGAACCGACGCTCGTAGAAGTTGATGACGACAGCGATGTGATGTTGCTATTCGCCGTGGAAAGACCGGTGGATAGCGAACCCACGCTGGTCGAGGTCGAGGACGACAGCGACGAGACGTTGCTGTTGGTGGTGCTCAACCCCGACGACAAGGACGAGACGTTGCTGTTGGTTGTCGAGAGCCCCGTCGACAGCGAGTCGACGTTGCTATTGGTTGTGCTGAGACCCGAGGACAGCGACGTGACGTTGCTATTTGTGGAACTGAGTCCACTGGACAGCGAGGCGACACTGCTGTTGGTCGTACTCAGTCCCGACGACAGCGACGAGACGTTGCTATTCGTCGTCGAAAGCCCGGAGGAAAGCGAGGCGACGCTGGTCGAAGCGGAGGACGAGAGCGACGAGACGTTGCTGTTCGTGGTCGAGAGCCCCGTGGACAGCGAACCGACGCTGGTCGAAGTCGAGGACGATAGCGACGAGACCGTGCTGTTGGTGGAACTGAGGCCGGTTGAAAGTGATCCGATACCTGTCGAGAGCGAGCCGACGCCTGTCGACAGGGAGCCAATGCTTGTCGAAAGCGAGCTGATGCCGGTCGATGCCGAGGACGACAGCGAAGTGACATTGCTGTTTGTTGTCGAAAGCCCGGTGGACAATGAACCCACGCTGGTTGAGGTCGACGAGGACAACGATGAGACGTTGCTATTGGTCGTACTCAATCCCGACGACAGCGACGAGACATTGCTGTTGGTCGTCGATAGTCCGGTCGAGAGCGATCCGACGCTGGTCGAGGTCGAGGACGACAATGACGAGACGTTGCTGTTCGTGGTCGAGAGCCCGGTGGACAGCGAACCGACGCTGGTCGAAGTCGAGGACGATAGCGACGAGACCGTGCTGTTGGTGGAACTGAGGCCGGTTGAAAGTGAGCCGATACCTGTCGAGAGTGAGCCGACGCCTGTCGACAAGGAGCCGATGCTTGTCGAGAGCGAGCTGATGCCGGTCGATGCCGAGGACGACAGCGAAGTAACATTGCTGTTTGTTGTCGAAAGCCCGCTGGACAATGAATCCACGCTGGTCGAAGTCGAGGACGACAGCGACGTGATCGTGCTGTTGGTGGAACTGAGGCCGGTCGACAGTGAACCGATGCCGGTCGACGTGGAAGACGACAACGATGTGACGTTGCTATTGGTCGTCGCGAGCCCGGTGGACAGCGATCCGACGCTGGTCGAGGTCGAGGACGAGAGCGACGAGACATTGCTGTTGGTGGTGCTCAGCCCTGACGACAAAGACGAGACATTACTGTTCGTCGTGGAAAGACCCGTGGAGAGCGAGCCCACACTAGTCGAGGTCGAAGAGGACAGCGACGAGACATTGCTGTTCGTAGT
This window encodes:
- a CDS encoding DUF2827 domain-containing protein, with protein sequence MIDTSHATPRHGNDRRLTVGISLFARDGQAIWENGIHQNIAFLAMMLKQSGRIARIVFLNGGDAQQIPAGLDFADLDIALVNPRDVSHELDVVIEMGAQLPVDWLRYMKTLGKKLIMCFVGNVYAGLCETPIFNQPSGHIFNGGPYDEVWMLPKDDKTAKPLLRTLMRVPVHSMPHIWSPRFIDRRIAALAGQGIRFGYQPGRGAWRLAILEPNISVVKSCHYPMLVAEECYRAEPASVQHLYVVNTMHMKDHRTFLHFANSLDLVRHHKATFEPRVEVPSFLSQHVDAVISHQWENPQNYLYYDALYGGYPLIHNSPMLGDAGYYYPEFDSATGGRVLLEAWREHDANLAGYREKADAMLRRVSIDNPANLDAYVERLFA
- a CDS encoding DUF2827 domain-containing protein; translated protein: MSDIPVRDVQNGGKRLVVGVSLYVRGAGQSLWENGIFQNCLLLVLLLRQSPLVAEAVMVNGGGTEPADPQMMLDEWNVPLISMDEAMARCDVLIEMSALFNADWLAVFRKRGGKVVTMRVGNDYVIDIERAMFDKPSGFLFSGARYDGVWTIPEFEHSCRHYLETGLRQKVTIVPHIWHPMLFDKARDALEEGRSFGYRPGRSRWRIAMFEPNICMVKTSIIPMLVAEEAYRAQPSFVEFVRVCNTLHLKDHTTFVHFARSLDIVNHSLASFEGRFAIYEFMSQYGDAVVSHTWENAQNYLYYELLYGGYPLVHNSPYLGECGYYYPDFDCQEGGRQLLRAFREHDANLDAYRGHAARLLHSVDIYNPDNVAAYTEALAAVYR
- a CDS encoding YadA-like family protein, which produces MALGNGATATGIYSTVFGHNSFATASSAVALGSGSGATGLGASALGNDTRATGTSSIAIGGGDSSGTGGATASGATSVAIGRFSVATATSSLAAGAGATASASFATAVGPNASAQYANSVALGAGSTTAATAPTTTGFLTDQAAPGSEVSVGSASTLRRITNVADGSAGTDAVTVSQLSTGLSTTTSSITSLSTATSSGLSTANSRVTSISTGLSTANSSVASLSTGVTSISSGLSTANSNVASLSSSTSTSVGSLSTGLSTTSSTVASLSTGVTSISSGLSTTNSSVASLSTGATSLSSGLSTTNSNVSSLSTSASTSVGSLSTGLSTTNSNVASLSSGISTTSSSISSLSTGAASLSSGLSTTNSNVSSLSSSASTSVGSLSTGLSTTNSTVSSLSTGVTSISSGLSTTNSNVSSLSSSTSTSVGSLSTGLATASSSVSSLSSGLSSTNSTVSSLSTGVTSISSGLSTTNSNVSSLSSSTSASVGSLSTGLSTTNSNVASLSSGISTTSSSISSLSTGAASLSSGLSTTNSNVLSLSSSTSTSVGSLSTGLSTTSSSVTSLSSGLSTTNSSVGSISTGLSTTNSSVGSLSTGLSTTNSTVSSLSTGVTSISSGLSTTNSNVSSLSSSTSTSVGSLSTGLSTASSSVTSLSSGLSTTNSSVGSLSSSTSTSVGSLSTGLSTTNSNVASLSSGISTTSSSISSLSTGAASLSSGLSTTNSNVFSLSSSTSTSVGSLSTGLSTTSSSVTSLSSGLSTTNSSVGSLSSSTSTSVGSLSTGLSTTNSNVASLSSGISTTTSSISSLSSGVTSLSSGLSTTNSNVSSLSSSTSTSVGSLSTGLSTTNSNVASLSSGISTTSSSISSLSTGAASLSSGLSTTNSNVSSLSSSASTSVGSISTGLSTTNSSVGSLSTGLSTTNSTVSSLSTGVTSISSGLSTTNSNVSSLSSSTSTSVGSLSTGLSTTNSNVASLSSGISTTSSSISSLSTGAASLSSGLSTTNSNVSSLSSSTSTSVASLSTGLSTTSSSVTSLSSGLSTTNSSVGSLSSSTSTSVGSLSTGLSTASSSVTSLSSGLSTTNSSVGSLSSSTSTSVGSLSTGLSTVNSNVTSLSSGLSSTNSNVASLSSSTSTSIGSLSTSAASLSTGLSTANSNVSSLSTSASTSVGSLSTGLSTTNSNVSSLSSGLSTTTSSISSLSSGVTSLSSGLSTTNSNVSSLSSSTSTSVGSLSTGLATTNSNVTSLSSSVSTGLSTTNSNVSSLSSSTSTSVGSLSTGLSTTNSNVASLSSSVSTGLSTTNSNISSLSSSTSTSVGSLSTGLSTTNSNVTSLSSSVSTGLSTTNSNVSSLSSSTSTSVGSLSTGLSTTNSNVTSLSSSVSTGLSTTNSNVSSLSTSTSTSVGSLSTGLASTNSNVASLSSSTSTGIGSLSTGLSTTNSSVTSLSAGLSSTNSSVSSLSSGLSSTTSSVSSLSSGVTSLSSGLSTTNSNVSSLSSSTSTSVGSLSTGLSTTNSNVSSLSSGLSTTNSNVSSLSSSTSTSVGSLSTGLATTNSNVTSLSSSTSTGIGSLSTGLSSTNSTITSLSSSTSTSVDSLSSGLSTTNSNVTSLSSSASTGISSLSTSIGSLSTGVGSLSTGIGSLSTGLSSTNSTVSSLSSSTSTSVGSLSTGLSTTNSNVSSLSSSTSTSVGSLSTGLSTTNSNVSSLSSGLSTTNSNVSSLSSSTSTSVGSLSTGLSTTNSNVTSLSSSASTGISSLSTSIGSLSTGVGSLSTGIGSLSTGLSSTNSTVSSLSSSTSTSVGSLSTGLSTTNSNVSSLSSSASTSVASLSSGLSTTNSNVSSLSSGLSTTNSSVASLSSGLSSTNSNVTSLSSGLSTTNSNVDSLSTGLSTTNSNVSSLSSGLSTTNSNVSSLSSSTSTSVGSLSTGLSTANSNITSLSSSTSTSVGSLSTGLSTTNSNVSSLSSSTSTSVGSLSTGLSTTNSNVTSLSSGLSTTNSNVGSLSSSVSTGLSTTNSNVSSLSSGLSTTNSNVTSLSSSVSTGLSTTNSNVSSLSSGLSTTNSNVSSLSSSTSTSVGSLSTGLSTTNSNVTSLSSSVSTGLSTTNSNVSSLSSGLSTTNSNLGSLSTGLSTTNSNVGSLSTGLSTTNSNVSSLSSSTSTSVGSLSTGLSTANSNVTSLSSGLSTTNSSVGSLSTGLSTTNSNVTSLSSGLSTTNSSVGSLSTGLSTTNSNVGSLSSSVSSGLSTANSNVSSLSSSTSTSVGSLSTGLSTANSNVSSLSSGLSTTNSSVGSLSSSVSTGLSTTNSNVSSLSSGLSTTNSNVGSLSTGLSTTNSNVTSLSSGLSTTNSNVSSLSTATDSLSTGLSTTNSNVSSLSSGLSTTNSSVGSLSTGLSTTNSNVSSLSSGLSSTNSSVGSLSSSTSTSVESLSTGLSTTSSSVTSLSSGLSTTNSSVGSLSTGLSSTNSNVTSLSSGLSTANSSVGSLSTGLSSTNSNVSSLSSSTSTSVESLSTGLSTTNSSVTSLSSGLSTTNSSVGSLSTGLSSTNSNVSSLSSGLSTTDSNVGSLSSSVSTGLSTTNSNVSSLSTGLSTTNSSVGSLSSGLSTTNSNVSSLSSSTSTSVGSLSTGLSTTNSSVTSLSSGLSATNSSVGSLSTGLSTTNSNVSSLSSGLSTTNSSVGSLSSSVSTGLSTTNSNISSLSSSTSTTVGSLSTGLSTTNSSVTSLSSGLSTTNSSVGSLSTGLSSTNSNVSSLSSGLSTTNSSVSSLSTATGSLSTGLSTTNSNVSSLSSGLSTTDSNVGSLSSSVSTGLSTTNSNVSSLSTGLSTTNSSVGSLSTGLSSTNSNVSSLSSGLSATNSSVGSLSSGLSTTNSNISSLSSSTSTSVGSLSTGLSTTNSSVTSLSSGLSTTTSSVGSLSTGLSSTNSNVASLSSGLSTTTSSVGSLSTGLSTTNSNVSSLSSSTSTSVGSLSTGLATTNSNVASLSTGLSTTTSSISSLSTITGSLSTGLVTTNSNLTSLSTSTSSSVSSLSTSVSSIANSSGKVGNGMAAALGGGATYDPATGTITPPSYTTYKANGTTANVDNVGAALDSINSSGARYFHTNSAGLDSIATGVDSVAIGPNAVANIDNSIAIGSGSVATVATPVGSATVGGMTFGSFAGNNPVGTFNIGGPGLERQLTGLAAGRVSATSTDAVNGSQLFQTNAAVASLSTSINNAANSMSSSVASLSTSTSTAMSSLSSSTSTAVGSLSTGASATTSSVASLSTSTSTTTGSLSTGLSTTSSSVASLSTSTSSGLGSLSTSLSSTNTSVASLSSGLGTVSTAVASLSSAADNNTTRSLSSGGYAADMSKPGAQAPAVTAGSNSVALGQGSTDDGRSNVVSVGSSTQQRQVTNVAPGTEGTDAVNVNQLSALSTSMSQSFAGQQSQINTLGTQLTQTQQALQQTDTMARQGIAAATALTMLPQVEPGKTINVAVGVARFAGQSGMAFGASAHVTTNGILKLGIGVSGQNKTYGVGYGYSW
- a CDS encoding DUF4019 domain-containing protein, which gives rise to MKSTLTRYAAACVAAGAASLAQAQTPAPAAPAAPTLSLAPVNSGTSADELLRDADYALQLLDAGRYQDLWNDAAPFVKQRYDPKRFADDTRMSREAVGAIKSRGWAAVTRIIYSGAKDVPDGLYANVDYATTQTSGKVVYEKVSFRLESDGRWHLTGYVPRVAQGTIPGN